The Anabaena sp. WA102 genome contains a region encoding:
- a CDS encoding type II toxin-antitoxin system VapC family toxin, with the protein MKYLVDTNILLRLVQKNSPMHLDTQRAILTLKKQGNFLCIIPQNIIEFWAVATRPLDKNGLGLSITQAEEESEKLKKIFILELDTPQIFTEWESLVIKSEVLNVRKRLKKSTII; encoded by the coding sequence ATGAAATATTTGGTGGATACTAATATTTTACTGCGTTTGGTACAAAAAAATAGTCCCATGCACCTTGATACTCAAAGGGCAATTTTAACACTCAAAAAGCAAGGTAATTTTTTATGTATTATTCCACAAAATATAATTGAATTTTGGGCTGTTGCTACAAGACCTCTTGATAAAAATGGGTTAGGTTTATCTATCACTCAAGCGGAAGAAGAAAGCGAAAAACTTAAAAAGATATTTATATTGGAATTGGATACACCACAAATTTTTACTGAGTGGGAATCACTTGTTATTAAATCAGAAGTGTTGAATGTTAGGAAAAGATTAAAAAAAAGTACCATAATTTGA